TGTGTGGCAATGTCAGGGCAGTCTTTCACTTCCCACATAAGGGGAAGTTGGTGAGTGGGTTAGTGAATGAGTGAGTGGGGGGAGGTTTCTCCCTACCGCAGGGTTGCATGTTTACGTGTGGTGCACACCAGGTGCGCAGTTCTATGGGTGGAAttctcccatttggcacGCCCGTCGTGTATGCCCCTTTGTTCTCCTCCCATAGCTACGGAGTACGGAGGAACGCGTGtgagaggagggggggggttcctTCCAATTTGACCTTCGCCCAAGTATACGCCGCTCTACACTCCAACGGCGTTTACCCCCACCATGTTCGcgacaaaaaggggaaggagaaaaaaggaaagagaaaataggggggaaacaaaagaGATGATAAAAACGAGATGATAAAAACgagatgataaaaaagaggtgataaaaaaggggggaaacaaaagagatgataaaaaaggggtgataaaaacggggggaaacaaaagaGAGGAGACGAATGAGATATGCCTGGTCCAACCTACTGAGGCGTAGCAAATGTTCCGCGCTGGCAGGTACGGCTACCCCCTCGTCCGAACGGGTTGACGCCACTTCCTACATCCACTCGTAAAGAAATTTACAGTTGGGCCTTTTCTGCACGCGTGTCCCTACGCATGAGGGTTGCCTATTCTGGGTTGCCGCCCCCTGCCCAAACCAGCACGTCTGTGCCTGCCCAGTGCGACACGAACGTAGGAAGggcgaagcggaagaagaagaggacgaagaagaaaaaaccaTCACCGGGTGAGTCTCCCTTTCACCAAATGGGCAGCATCGTTcaaatgcacacatgggAGGATGTCTCCTGGGcacatcccttttttgcagacGTAGAAAGCGTGCAGGGATGGCCCGCCCATCATGCTGCAGCGGTGTAACGTTAGCCctccaaaattaaaaaacgaaaaaaaagtgttccCACGTGTATTCCTTTTGTACCCCTGCCTCTGCCTTGCAGGACACAGTCACACACCACTATCTCCAAATTGTGTAATGTTGCACACGGAGCaactaaataaaaaaggaatcataaaaaaaaagctttctGTTCTCATTTAGTGGGTAACCCACTTTCAGTTCGCCTTCTCCCAATAGGCAGTATCATAACTCAGGTATTTCAACTCTTAAACTGCTGTCACAACGCACGgtttgtaattaaaaaaaaaaaaaaaaaaaaaaaaaaaaaagaaaaagaacaagcgAAGGAACATGCGAAGGAACATGCGAAAGAACAACACGTGGTGATGATGATCAtgacggagaaaaaaaaaaaaaaaaaaatgaatagctTCTAGTGAAGcctaaaaatgtaaaaaaaaaaaaaaaaaaaaaggaaaactaaAGGAAACTAAATAAACATGATACACACAAACCATACTCTCATGTATGCACAACAACAAGCATGGTGTGCCACATGGCCACAAGGACAGAAGTAAAAACTTATGTGTACATGATTATTAAATTTACTTCAacgtttgcattttttttttttttttataaatatagtGTATGaccaaaaatgaatatggaaaataactcaaaaaaaaagggaaggaaagcaaaggaacatgcgaaaaaaaaaaaaaaaagaaaaaaaaaaaaaaaaaaagccttttttttttacttacatTTTGTAATCATCACGTAtgaggaggagaggaaggtGTGCGTAAGGGAAACACTCGGAAGAGCATTCCTCCTCCGTCTTCCTCCCCCACACCTACTTTACATGTGTGTACGGATGTATAATTACATGCCCATACACACGTAAAGGCAAAACAATTTCGCGTATGCTGCATATATGTGTTGTatatggggagaaaaataaaaaactgaGGTGGGATGAGGAAAGATGccgattaaaaaaaaaaattggctcaCAAGTAAACTCCAAACTGCATATGTGTTGGTTGCATATGTGTTGATTGCACATGTGTTGGTTGCATGTGTGTGGCCACGTTTGGCATGCAATGTACTTCCTCTGTTCGTAGCGAAGAAGATTTACTCCCATTCTGCACACAAACGATCCAAATGCACAGGAGAGGGTGCAAAACTCACTTTGCTGCGAATCCCTCAACACGGGGAATCGTCGAACGTTTCCACCGAGCAAGGTGCCAAGGAAGTCTTATCCATATGGATGCTCGTCCAACGTGTGTGCTCACATTTGTGCAGGTGACCACATATAGGTAAAATATATGCGCATACGTACAATATACCCGTGTGCCTGTCATGTGTGTGGTTCTTTATTCCATGCGATAAGTGGGTGGTCCGGTCCATCATGTACAGATTTAACACATCGCACTTTGTTCTCTCCTCAACAGTAATGAGGAAACAACAACTTGCGAAGTGGCAACCGACAAGTGTCTCGGAAAAAGCTTGCGATGTGAGTTCTTTATTCTGCCCAcgcttccaaaaaaatttggtcTTCTTCTTACGGTCAATGTGATGCCGAGGCAAAACGTACCTCTCCAAATGTTCTTCCTAACatcaccattttgcaaattttccaaaaacaCGAGAAttcgtacatacgtacaagCACAAGTGTGTGTAGCCCACAAGCCGACGTGCATCTGGCTATACGAACTTACACATATGCAACTTAGCCATGTGACGAGACGAGCTGATCGCTCTTCGCGAAAGGAAGCAACAAGGGAAACCTCCCCCCCGCTGCCATACATGTGGGTGTAACGTACGcaaatatatgtgcatacgttTGGCGCTGTGCAACGTTTGGCGAAGCCGCGCCCTCCCACGCGTACCACGAACGGTCAGAAGCTGCCTCTTGGGTTGCCTTTGTGTTCGCCACTTCGCTGCCGCCTCCTGCGCGAAAATCTTTTCATTCCAGTCGTCATATGATCATTTCTTCACTTTACCTTTCgattctcccattttttgcctttccttttcgttgtaatatattttttttaaggcctttttggctatttttcgtttttttttttNNNNNNNNNNNNNNNNNNNNgttttttttttatttttgtattattttgcACAGCATTGGggtttttttcgttccgcTGAGCTAAGCCTCACGCTTATGATCTTTCTCCACGAATACGTCTAGCCAGCTGTATATCCTTTGGCATGATGGTGACTCTCTTGGCGTGAATGGCACACAAGTTGGTGTCTTCGAAGAGTCCAACCAAGTAGGCCTCAGCTGCTTCCTGTAACGCCAGGACAGCTTGGGACTGAAATCTGAGATCGGTTTTATATTCCTGTGCAATTTCTCTGACTAATCTTTGGAAAGGCAATTTTCTTATAAGTAGATCTGTGGACTTTTGGAACTTTCTAATTTCTCTTAAGGCGACAGTTCCTGGTCGATATCTGTGGggttttttaattcctgTTGAAACTGGCGCGGATTTTCTCGCTGCTTTGGATGCCAGTTGTTTTCTGGGGGCCTTTCCTCCGGTGGATTTTCTCGCGGTTTGCTTGGTCCTGGCCATTTTGAACGTTTacgtaaaaaggggaaaaaaaggtaatccACGTAAAAGGGGagttacaaataaaaatatacgtgAGGGAAAAACCtttaacgcaaaaaaaatatatatatgtttttttattttatatgtaaacaATATCGCAGGGAATTTAGCAACGAAAAGGAAGtttgaaaaagaagcaaaaaaaaagaaaaaggcaaaatggcgcaacgacgaaatggcgaaatggtaaaataacgaatgggaatttttttttttttcgttaaagtATGAATAAacgaaaagataaaaatctgcaaaaaatatttctcgcTCAattggtttgaaaaaaaaatgaaaaattgtaaggggaaaaaaaaaagaaaaaaaaagaaaaaaaagaaagaaaagaaagaaaagaaagaaaactAATTTGTCATTACAAACGGGTGgctatttttgttaattatttttgttgatgatttttttttcgattatttttgcaattccATTGCGTTATtttacgcatttttttttttttttttgttttgaaaatttaCCCCTTTCTGCGCATATcactctttttctttttgcaattaaaaaaatattttacatgtaCTGTACTGCGCACGCGGCTCGGCGCAGTCAGCACGGCACagcacatacgtacgtacgacGCATGTACTTCACATCACATCCGAACGACGCATGTACCTTCACATCACATCCGTACGACGCATGTACTTCACCTCACTTCCGTCACATTATGGACGTCTCACCACTGCCATACGGAGTGACACAAGGCAGAGGCAAGTCAACCCGTATGATGCGTATGGTAGTATACTATACATACATGACATTATGCGATCCATTTTTCTTATGTACTCCTCTGTGGCTCGCTTGGACATTATTACCACCCGCGGAAATATGAGGAGAGATGCATCCCCCGTGTGGAGGGTTGTTCCCCCTCCGTCGCATGCCAAAGAAAAGAGCGGAAAACCAAATATGCGTTTGCCTATGCGCgcatacgtatataataatacatgtCCATACGCTGCAAGGCGGTCACGCAGTACTTTCGTTTACTATGCATTTGCCTTTACGACGCGTTTGCCTTTACGACGCGCTTGCCTTTACGACGCGTTTGCCTTTGCGACACGTTTACCTCCTCGTTTATGTACGTGTCCCGCGCCCGCCGTCAGGAGGGGaagcctcctttttttttaagtgcatgtatttttttacccccacATTTTGGCTGAGCTCGCAAAATTGATAGCAGGTTAATACTGGGACCACGCGTACAGCACAGTACAGTACAGTACAGTACAGTACAGTACATGTGAACATTTCTTGCGCGGCCGGGGGGAACTGCCTCGGGCTTCTGCCTCGACGTGTCCGCTCGCAACAGAGCAGCGTTCGCAATTGCTTCGCCCCATTCGCCGCCTAACCCCTCTGCCGCTTAACACGTAAAGGACACGACAGGCCAATTCTCAGCGCGCATGCCCTTGCCACAGGTACACCataataatgcattataATGTAATATTTACGCCCTCCCCCTCCCTATACACCCGAAACACCTGCTAGCTTgcatatggaaaaaaaaaaaatcccgcCATGTGTGCATCATTTCGCTCGTCACATTTGTGAACCAGGTCCAatgtgaaaatttattttagggttcaccatttaacaaaaaaaaggtacgaTGGCTACCCCTTCGCGCATTCGTCCGAAGTTGTTGTACGAGTTTTTCGGCGAGGCGGGAggttaaagaagaaaaaaaaaaaaaaatgaaaagataaaGAGGTGACGGAGTAATACAGTAAGGGTGTACCCATTTGTTGCTGCCCCCTTCTCCTTGTCCTTCCAAGCGAGGTCCACGTGAGCTGTacttattatatgtatacagGCGTACGTGCCTTTTTATGGGTAACTACGACGGCAACCCCACCGATCCGGTTacgccccttccccccctgggAGGCAGATTCACCAAAATGTTAGCCAAAGCACCGCTTTATGACCCACCCCTTAGTACCATAAAgacgaggggggaaaaactgGGCACATGCCCAACCCACCGATTGTGTTGGGGAAATGGCTATTTGGCTTCCGCCCCCTGATGAGCCTTTCTAGCCAGTCGCATCGGCCACCCCTCATATATCATgctgcatatatatgcaatatATATCTGAATGCTATTTCGTGCAGTGCACTCGTGAAGCGGTCGATCTGCTGCAAGCAAGTGCGTAACTGTCACATTGGTGGGCCGCTCAAACGGAGGAGTGTACGCAAAGCCGACTGATTTTCGGGCGGTGAAATGTTAGGCCCCGCAACCCTGTGCTGCTTGCTGCTTCCTCGCAGGGAGATGCGGAAGTAGCGCAATGAAAAGTTGTTCCGAATATGAGGCAACTTTGCAAAGTTAGCACATGAGTATAAGTTTATCTAACCATATTTTGAAAGCACTTAAAGGGGAGGTGCGTACATATGAACGTTCCCCGGACGTGTGCTGCTCACAATTGTAAGGGTAAGGGGAGACCTCTCATTCATTCCATTTTATACCCCCCTCCAGCGAGGCAAGCATCGAGGAGAGCAGCCAGTTGCGCGGATCGGGAGTCACTTTAAAACGCGCACCAATGTGCTTAATGCAACTCCTCCAAATGaagcatttaaaaagggggtcaACCATTGGGGAGTGTTATATTTACTACCCtgctgttaaaaaataaagaagttTTTCTCAGCTCGGTTCGCAGCTATTCCTATGTGCACAATCATGCTAACGATCAGTTTGTTCCCCCTTCTCGAATTCGAAAACGTCGATGTTCCGTGCGTCGCcaacatgtgtgcatatgtggcCCACTTGGCGTTGACGTAAATGGAGAGCGGTGCATCGCCGTAAAGAGGTCATCACATATTGTTGGATAACTACCTTCTGgcgttcccattttggcacCCCCTTCTCACTTCCAAATGcacgaagaaggaaatgaCGAACTGGGGATTAATCCAGATAGTACGTTACCGCAAAAAATTGACTGACCTGATTTGGCAGCTACGTGTAGCGTTATGTTGCTCCccttgtgaagaaaaaaacgatcaCCGCTGATTTGAGTCCTATCGGGGGTGATGGACGGATGGAGTTAAAAAGCTTTGGggatgttattttattttttttttttaaactagATAGccaaaatgtttaaaaaaaaaaaaaaaaaaaagtacaaaatggctagctcgtTCAGGTAGTTTTCCaccgaaatgaaaaaaaaaaaaaaatacgttaaTAAAAGGAACTTCAAATTTTACTAATTTGTTGAGAATTCCCCAGTAGTGGTCAACATGTAACATATTGCAGGAAGTAGTTTTCCCGCGCTTTAGCCGTTTTACCGATTGACCACTTCAACATGTATACACACACGTGGATATACATGGGCAAAAAGTATGTCGAAAGTCTGCCAGGTTGGGTGGCTCCCCTTTTATGAATGAACTTCGTGCAGCTACCCCAACGTAACGATGTTGGAACGCCGCTTGAAAAGGTCGCCCCATTTGCCATTCGttaacgtatttttttttgccaccaCACATGAGTCCTTTCTCTCATCTGCGAGGTTTCACATGTTTGTATGGGcctaatgaaaatataaatggtGTACAAGCTTCACACAAAGGGGTATATTGGCCTTGGCATTACATACACTATTAAAACATTTGTATCCTTACGCACAGTGATATCGGCTATATGCATAGGTATGGCCCAATGCATGGGTATGCACATTTGGGGAGCATTACTCTGACCTGTCACAACCCCACGGACTGCTGCCAAAATGGCTATTCATCACAAAGACAAAAGGgatgtttcaaaaaaaaaagaaaagttacTTTAATCCATTTTGAGAGAACAAAATTTGGATAGTACCTCGTTCGCCCCTCCTCTGTTGTACACACGTGACGGGCCCCCAATGGCGCTACGCTTTTAAAGAAGTCGTAATGAACAGGCTAAACCGTGAGTCGCATTTGGTGAAGtacaacaaaaggaagaataaaaatatctgaACAGGGGGCGAAAATACGATGAACGAACAcgagagggggggaagaacaaacGTGTCTAAAGGgacatacacaaaaaaaaaaaaaaagggcagtgtatttttttgggaaGAAGGGCTGAGtagtacatataaatgtgcatacgtatCATCTCAACTGTGTGTAGttgtgccaattttttttccaaagcgGAGAGCGAATCGTgtgattcctttttgtgcacgAAGGGGTACACAAATGGTGTCATGCTGGCATGCGCGATTGCGTGTGTGCGAAGCGGCGTTCATGCGTTCGTGCACACTAAGTGTTACAAGtacgtgtgtatatataatgtacatttatatatacttacatTAACATGTGCATGCGTCCCGGCGCACACACCCCGCACGGCGTTTTGCGCTttttgagaagaaaaaacttctCGAGCAGGGGTATATACCCTCCGCTTCGCCGCTATATAAAAAGTTTTACGCGTgggcatgcatatataatggtaaacgaatatatataaatgcgcGTATGCGCTTATGCATGGAGCACGGGTGCACGGGTGAAGgtagggtttttttttccaccgaGGGGAATACTCTGCGGCCTGCGCACCCATTTCTCCACCTTCCCCTGTGCGTATCCTCCTTGCGTATGCCCGCGGACATGcactttttccctccccctcgtATTGCACCAAAATCGCGGGAACGTGACATATCGTAGGAAAAACGCCAGGGGGGATCATGGGGCATGGCCCCGAAAAAGGTACGCTATGCGCTAAATTGCATGAGTTCGGCGCACAGGGTGGAAGTATGCATTTAATAAAGGCGCATCTCCTGGAGCGCGAAGGTGAACGTGAACCGGCGATTATGCCGTGCGCGCACGCTCGGGAGCACTCacaaatcatataatttatatatatataatatgtacacgTGGATGTGCGCGTTTGTATGCGTGTATGATGAGTATGCACGCGCGGGCGTGCCACCGCGCCATCGCCCCATGCgcgtgcatatatgtacatacaaatttatatattttacattttatgtttttatattttgcatcTTTTTGCTCACCGCGCGAAACGCGCCGCTTGCCGCGTATGCACTCGCGgtgagacaaaaaaaa
The window above is part of the Plasmodium cynomolgi strain B DNA, chromosome 11, whole genome shotgun sequence genome. Proteins encoded here:
- a CDS encoding histone H3 (putative); translation: MARTKQTARKSTGGKAPRKQLASKAARKSAPVSTGIKKPHRYRPGTVALREIRKFQKSTDLLIRKLPFQRLVREIAQEYKTDLRFQSQAVLALQEAAEAYLVGLFEDTNLCAIHAKRVTIMPKDIQLARRIRGERS